In Enterobacter cloacae, the following are encoded in one genomic region:
- a CDS encoding muramoyltetrapeptide carboxypeptidase, which produces MSQFHLIAPSGYCINQEAAQRGVQRLLESGHRVENQTVIPRRQQRFAGTEAQRLNDINGLVNLKGVDQIVLAVRGGYGASRLLESIDWQGLAKRQQQDPLLICGHSDFTAIQLGLLALHNVITFSGPMLAGNFGAPELDAFTQEHFWRALQNPVYHVEWQGNGPHWACEGQLWGGNLAMLVSLIGTPWLPQIEDGILVLEDINEHPFRVERMLLQLYHAGILARQSAIVLGSFSGSAPNDYDAGYSLETMVEFIRSRLDIPVITGLDFGHEQQTVTLALGAQAILTHDDSGSRLTISGHPVIKG; this is translated from the coding sequence ATGTCTCAGTTTCATCTCATCGCACCGTCGGGCTACTGCATTAACCAGGAGGCGGCACAGCGGGGTGTCCAGCGCTTACTGGAGTCCGGCCACCGGGTAGAAAATCAGACGGTTATCCCCCGCCGCCAGCAACGCTTTGCCGGTACCGAAGCGCAGAGACTGAACGATATCAACGGTCTGGTGAACCTGAAGGGTGTGGATCAGATTGTCCTCGCGGTGCGCGGCGGCTATGGTGCGAGCCGGTTGCTGGAGAGCATCGACTGGCAAGGGCTGGCAAAACGTCAACAACAGGATCCTCTGCTGATTTGCGGACACAGCGATTTCACGGCGATCCAGCTTGGCCTGCTTGCACTGCATAACGTCATCACCTTTAGCGGCCCCATGCTGGCCGGTAATTTCGGTGCGCCGGAGCTGGACGCGTTTACGCAGGAACATTTCTGGCGCGCGCTGCAAAACCCGGTCTACCACGTAGAGTGGCAAGGCAACGGGCCACACTGGGCGTGTGAGGGGCAACTGTGGGGCGGTAACCTGGCAATGCTGGTGTCGCTGATTGGCACACCGTGGTTGCCACAAATCGAGGACGGTATCCTGGTGCTGGAGGATATCAATGAGCATCCGTTCCGCGTCGAACGTATGTTGTTGCAGCTTTATCATGCCGGTATTCTTGCCCGTCAGTCCGCCATCGTGCTGGGCAGCTTTAGCGGTTCTGCACCGAACGACTACGACGCAGGTTATTCCCTTGAAACGATGGTCGAGTTCATCCGCTCACGTCTTGATATCCCGGTGATTACCGGGCTGGATTTCGGCCATGAACAACAAACCGTCACCCTGGCGTTGGGTGCACAGGCCATCCTGACACACGATGATTCGGGCAGTCGGTTAACGATTAGCGGTCATCCTGTTATTAAAGGTTAA
- the emtA gene encoding endo-type membrane-bound lytic murein transglycosylase A, with protein sequence MKLRWFAFLIVLLAGCSSKHDYQNPPWNPEVPVKRAMQWMPISEQAGKAWGVSPRLVTAIIAVESGGNPTLVSKSNAVGLMQLKASTAGKEVYRYMGWSGQPSTSELKNPERNISMGTAYLSILEHGVLKGIEDPEVMQYALVVSYVNGAGALLRTFSSDRKEAIEEINGMDKDEFFEHVVKNHPAPQAPRYIWKVQKAMDAM encoded by the coding sequence GTGAAATTGAGATGGTTTGCTTTTTTGATTGTGTTGCTTGCTGGCTGTAGTTCAAAACATGACTATCAAAATCCCCCCTGGAACCCTGAAGTACCTGTAAAACGGGCCATGCAGTGGATGCCGATCAGTGAACAAGCCGGGAAGGCATGGGGCGTCAGCCCACGTCTGGTTACGGCGATTATTGCCGTTGAATCCGGTGGCAACCCAACGCTTGTCAGCAAATCGAACGCGGTGGGGTTGATGCAGCTTAAAGCGTCAACGGCGGGGAAAGAGGTCTACCGCTACATGGGCTGGAGCGGTCAGCCGTCGACCAGCGAGCTGAAAAACCCGGAACGCAACATTTCAATGGGCACGGCGTACCTGAGCATTCTGGAGCATGGCGTGCTGAAGGGAATAGAAGATCCTGAAGTCATGCAGTACGCGCTGGTGGTTTCATACGTTAACGGTGCCGGGGCACTGCTCAGAACCTTCTCATCTGACCGCAAAGAGGCGATTGAAGAGATTAACGGCATGGACAAAGACGAGTTCTTTGAGCATGTCGTGAAGAATCATCCGGCACCACAGGCTCCTCGCTATATCTGGAAAGTGCAGAAAGCGATGGATGCCATGTAA
- the ycgR gene encoding flagellar brake protein YcgR has product MRNYSEQFLKQNPLAVLGVLRDLQKGEVPLRITWSTNQFISKILDVSSERMVIDLGSQEYENRAVMRAENISVMAETQGAKVEFVMPRLELNEYQGLPAFVTPLPTNLWFVQRREYFRISAPLHPAYFCKAKMPDKKELRFRLFDLSLGGMGALMDTPKPEGLVEGMRFTQIELDMGGWGRFYFDAQLIAISERKVVDSKNETITTPRLSFRFLNVGPGAERELQRIIFSLEREARERANKVL; this is encoded by the coding sequence GTGAGAAATTACAGTGAGCAGTTCCTGAAGCAAAATCCGCTGGCTGTATTAGGGGTATTACGCGATCTGCAAAAAGGCGAGGTGCCGCTGCGCATCACCTGGTCGACCAATCAGTTTATCAGCAAGATCCTTGATGTCTCGTCGGAGCGTATGGTCATCGACCTGGGGAGCCAGGAGTATGAAAACCGCGCGGTGATGCGGGCAGAAAACATTTCCGTGATGGCTGAAACCCAGGGTGCAAAGGTAGAGTTTGTGATGCCGCGACTGGAACTGAACGAATACCAGGGTCTGCCTGCATTCGTCACGCCGCTTCCCACTAACCTCTGGTTTGTTCAGCGCCGTGAATATTTCCGTATCAGCGCCCCGCTTCACCCCGCTTATTTTTGTAAGGCCAAAATGCCGGATAAAAAAGAGCTCCGCTTCCGTCTCTTTGACCTGTCGCTGGGCGGCATGGGTGCGCTGATGGACACGCCAAAGCCCGAGGGGCTGGTGGAAGGTATGCGATTCACGCAAATCGAACTGGATATGGGCGGCTGGGGACGGTTCTATTTCGATGCACAGCTGATTGCCATCAGCGAGCGTAAAGTGGTGGACAGCAAAAACGAAACCATTACCACCCCACGCCTGAGCTTCCGCTTCCTGAACGTGGGGCCTGGCGCTGAGCGCGAACTGCAGCGCATTATTTTCTCTCTGGAGCGAGAGGCGCGGGAACGTGCCAACAAAGTGCTGTGA
- a CDS encoding transglycosylase, translating into MGIIAWIIFGLIAGAIAKLIMPGRDGGGFILTCVLGVVGAVVGGWLATMFGIGGNISGFDLHSFLVAVAGAIVVLGVFRLLRRA; encoded by the coding sequence ATGGGTATCATCGCCTGGATTATCTTTGGTCTAATTGCTGGCGCTATCGCTAAACTTATCATGCCAGGGCGTGATGGCGGCGGCTTTATTTTGACCTGTGTCCTCGGGGTCGTTGGTGCGGTTGTTGGTGGCTGGCTGGCGACGATGTTTGGCATCGGAGGCAATATAAGTGGTTTTGATCTGCACAGTTTTCTGGTCGCCGTGGCAGGAGCCATTGTTGTACTGGGTGTGTTCAGACTGCTCAGACGGGCATAA
- the treA gene encoding periplasmic trehalase: MIRPRTLRPSLLRLALGGALLGVTTLGYADSLPAPQKSPPDILLGPLFNDVQSARLFPDQKTFADAIPKSDPMMILADYRMQHTQSGFDLRHFVEMNFTLPAEGEKYVPPAGQSLRAHIDDLWPVLTRTTEKASRWDSLLPLPKPYVVPGGRFREVYYWDSYFTMLGLAESGHWDKISDMVDNFAWEIDTWGHIPNGNRSYYLSRSQPPFFSLMVELLATHDSDALKKYRPQMEKEYAWWMAGADALQPGQANKRVVKLTDGEVLNRYWDDRDTPRPESWLDDVTTAKSNPDRPATEIYRDLRSAAASGWDFSSRWMDDPHKLGTIHTTSIVPVDLNSLMFKMEKLLARASKESGDTAGAGKYEALASARQKAIENHLWNEKEGWYADYDLRRKQVRNQLTAAALFPLYVKAAAQDRADKVASAAASHLLKPGGISTTTVTSGQQWDAPNGWAPLQWVATEGLQNYGQNKVAMDVTWRFLKNVQHTYDREQKLVEKYDVSTTGTGGGGGEYPLQDGFGWSNGVTLKMLDLVCPKEKPCDTVPENQPAASHGTVPEKSVAQ; the protein is encoded by the coding sequence ATGATACGACCTCGTACATTACGCCCATCCCTTTTGCGCCTTGCATTGGGAGGTGCGCTGCTCGGTGTTACCACATTGGGTTATGCAGACTCTCTGCCAGCGCCCCAGAAAAGCCCGCCCGATATTTTGCTCGGCCCTCTCTTTAATGATGTGCAGAGCGCCAGACTCTTTCCCGATCAAAAGACCTTTGCCGATGCGATCCCGAAAAGCGATCCAATGATGATTCTGGCGGATTACCGGATGCAACACACCCAGTCCGGCTTTGACTTACGTCACTTTGTCGAAATGAACTTTACCCTGCCAGCAGAGGGGGAAAAATACGTTCCCCCGGCAGGACAAAGTTTACGTGCGCACATTGACGATCTCTGGCCCGTTCTGACCCGAACCACTGAGAAAGCCTCCAGATGGGATTCACTCCTGCCGCTGCCGAAACCGTATGTCGTGCCCGGCGGCCGTTTTCGTGAGGTTTACTACTGGGACAGTTATTTCACCATGCTGGGTCTGGCCGAAAGTGGCCACTGGGATAAAATCAGCGATATGGTGGACAATTTCGCCTGGGAAATTGATACCTGGGGGCATATCCCCAACGGTAACCGTAGCTACTACCTGAGCCGCTCTCAGCCGCCGTTTTTCTCCCTGATGGTGGAGTTGCTGGCCACGCACGACAGCGATGCGCTGAAAAAATACCGTCCGCAGATGGAGAAAGAGTACGCCTGGTGGATGGCGGGGGCTGATGCGCTACAGCCGGGGCAGGCCAACAAACGGGTGGTAAAACTGACTGACGGCGAAGTCCTCAACCGTTACTGGGATGACCGCGATACGCCACGCCCGGAGTCCTGGCTGGATGATGTGACGACCGCTAAAAGCAATCCTGACCGCCCGGCAACGGAAATCTACCGCGATCTGCGTTCTGCCGCCGCTTCAGGCTGGGACTTTAGCTCCCGCTGGATGGACGATCCACATAAGCTTGGTACAATTCACACCACCAGCATTGTCCCGGTAGATCTGAACTCCCTGATGTTTAAGATGGAAAAACTGCTGGCGCGGGCAAGCAAGGAGAGTGGCGATACCGCTGGCGCAGGCAAATATGAGGCGCTGGCCTCCGCGCGCCAGAAAGCAATTGAAAACCACCTGTGGAATGAAAAAGAGGGCTGGTACGCCGATTACGATCTCAGGCGTAAACAGGTGCGCAATCAGCTCACGGCCGCGGCCCTGTTCCCGCTTTACGTGAAGGCAGCAGCGCAGGATCGTGCTGATAAAGTGGCATCGGCTGCCGCTTCACACCTGCTTAAACCGGGTGGGATTTCAACGACCACCGTCACCAGTGGCCAGCAATGGGATGCGCCAAACGGCTGGGCACCGCTGCAGTGGGTTGCAACGGAAGGGTTACAGAACTACGGACAAAACAAGGTGGCGATGGACGTCACGTGGCGCTTCCTGAAAAATGTTCAGCACACCTATGACCGCGAGCAAAAACTGGTGGAGAAGTATGATGTGTCTACCACTGGTACGGGGGGTGGTGGTGGTGAGTACCCGCTGCAGGATGGTTTTGGCTGGAGTAACGGCGTGACGCTGAAGATGCTGGATCTGGTGTGTCCAAAAGAGAAGCCGTGTGACACAGTGCCTGAAAATCAGCCCGCAGCGAGTCACGGGACGGTACCGGAGAAAAGTGTGGCACAGTAG